In Vespa velutina chromosome 14, iVesVel2.1, whole genome shotgun sequence, one DNA window encodes the following:
- the LOC124954049 gene encoding crossover junction endonuclease MUS81, giving the protein MKRIKVTINKPNPLFELWLEEWKKKAISQKSDLQHHFTKALNTLRRYPLPLDSGKDCIILKHFGLKLCTMLDKRLEEHKVHQKEMERTNNVCKCDSCCRSEFILSSREKRIEMYEEEIKKYIIRQTEATSKKSSLSSWNFACYAILLTLYNKEGDSSYSELLYKSKQLYNTSLKSLDPDLYDGKSSISILIASKLIRLKQFPIRCHLTKQGIHLAIKIKQIFNLKNYNKHLLQLYFKKLKNSLPTQNYDYVTDKIYVKGGSIPKFSNEKYIIENEENKEKSPLFNYLKTSDQQNTIKLSSNVVDIMLNGTQDEIKLRPNSFDIVLLVDTKETCGGKTKPQHDATLIELKQLGILFEIRHLRIGDFTWIAKCKYTKKELVLPYIVERKRLDDLSASIKDGRFHEQKFRLKQSGIQNLLYIVEDHDKIIRTGIPLSTLLQASVNSLVQDNFIVKYTDSHQDSMSYLATLTSILCKLYAKKYLIECKKENLLPTNISSNSISVMKFEEFNKAASKLKNFNVRQMFVRQLLQLKGMSVDKALAIVECYPTPLILINALHKSNCGKTLIANIQYGQQKRQIGPAISKTVYLFYTQQELK; this is encoded by the exons atgaaaaggaTCAAGGTTACAATAAATAAACCGAATCCATTGTTTGAGCTCTGGCtggaagaatggaaaaaaaaagcaatatcTCAAAAATCTGATTTGCAACATCATTTTACAAAAGCTTTGAATACTTTAAGAAGATATCCATTACCATTAGATTCTGGAAAagattgtataatattaaaacattttggCTTAAAATTATGTACAATGCTAGACAAAAGACTCGAAGAACATAAAGTGcatcaaaaagaaatggagCGTACAAATAATGTTTGCAAGTGTGATAGTTGCTGTCGTAGTGAATTCATTCTTTCATCAAGAGAGAAACGTATAGAAATgtatgaagaagaaattaaaaaatatataataaggcAA ACAGAAGCAACATCTAAAAAGTCTTCTTTGTCGTCATGGAATTTTGCTTGTTATGccatattattaacgttatacaATAAAGAAGGAGATTCAAGTTATTCTG aattattgtataaatCTAAACAATTATACAATACATCACTAAAATCATTGGATCCAGATTTATATGATGGGAAATCAtcaatttctatattaattgCTAGCAAATTAATACGGTTAAAGCAGTTTCCTATTAG GTGTCATTTAACTAAACAAGGGATACATTTagctataaaaataaaacaaatttttaatttgaaaaactataataaacacTTACTCCaactttattttaaaaaactgAAAAATTCTTTACCAACACAAAACTATGATTATGTTACGGATAAGATCTATGTTAAAGGAGGAAGTATTCCTAAATTcagtaatgaaaaatatataattgaaaatgaggaaaataaggaaaaatctcctttatttaattatttaaaaacatcTGATCaacaaaatacaataaaacTATCATCAAATGTGGTAGATATTATGTTAAATGGAACtcaagatgaaataaaattaagaccAAATTCTTTTGACATAGTTTTATTGGTAGATACTAAAGAGACTTGTGG tggAAAAACAAAACCTCAACATGATGCAACGTTGAttgaattaaaacaattaggaatattatttgaaatacgTCATTTAAGAATTGGCGACTTTACCTGGATTgctaaatgtaaatatactaAGAAAGAATTAGTTTTACCATATAtagtagaaagaaaacgattagATGATTTAAGTGCAAGTATTAAAGATGGACGATTTCATGAGCAAAAG tTTCGTTTAAAACAATCTGGAATACAAAATCTTTTGTATATAGTAGAAGATCACGATAAGATTATACGAACTGGAATTCCACTTTCAACGCTACTACAAGCATCTGTTAATTCATTGGTAcaagataattttattgtcaAGTATACAGATAGTCATCAAGATTCAATGTCATATTTGGCAACTTTAACAAGTATTTTATGTAAACTTTATgct aaaaagtatttaatagaatgtaaaaaagagaatcttCTACCAACAAACATTTCCAGCAATTCTATTTCAGTAATGAAATttgaagaatttaataaagctGCATCTAAATtgaaa aATTTTAATGTACGACAAATGTTTGTTCGTCAATTATTACAGTTGAAAGGCATGTCAGTAGACAAAGCATTAGCAATTGTCGAATGTTATCCTACACCACTCATATTAATTAACGCGCTGCATAAATCTAATTGTGGAAAAACATTAATAGCAAATATACAATATGGACAACAAAAACGACAAATTGGACCAGCTATTAGCAAaactgtttatttattttatacacaacaagaattgaaataa
- the LOC124954115 gene encoding GPI ethanolamine phosphate transferase 1 isoform X1 has product MLKFCLFNIFEYKQRNKRAYPYAYNKYDTYLFVLWTLIIHFVFLWGVLDINFHSPIIQGLPVVPGLKNAPAKRLILLVADGLRYRTFRKNIPPYLKNVTQYKGVWGISHTRVPTESRPGNIAIAAGLYEDPSAIFKGWKENPIDFDSVFNQSQSTWAWGSPDIIPLFTKANKGNIYGESYPSEWQDFDNLQNDILRLDSWVFDKYLEWLEKKSHTVKHMGGIIFFLHLLGCDTIGHSHKPQSRKYIENMNYIDQRIEEIVQKTEQFFNDKSTAYIFTADHGMTDWGSHGSGSTDETETPLIAWGAGVSSTGTRYDLDQADITPLISTLIGTPIPTNNEGVLRKRYLRNNDTYNAQALLNNLRQLSYQVTENRILSCGSSNDFMDWRELTLNKHIWEINEYINKGKMVNGITEAEEAIKLAKEYLYYYKQYQRNYFLMYMTFMWSGWIIFLFLKIVGIPREEIKSSLLLLVNIIFLSSLIVLIIRYTGSSGYNLRQLSYGLFTVISLWLAGINLIKFVPKLRKQNIKKFLIEIGGTIFLLFIMFMGLTYRAALSAGMLFIIIMQKVILNKTHNMLLCSGLILAMYPLLPIVEPYPRIYIVSIGICIMICKVALRHQLKYKKAIEIVRLIITGLVYLKLIDGRYWISWIILASAPLFIWTYTVNPKDRIEGITIGLFCPLSLLSASYEPFFFLTLAIHLLHWPLSIKDFDKTTDNILSTKDFTKASFFMLYTLLCFFGTGNMASISSFDPVWTQHFITVFSPFIMSSLILFKLTIPLILIGCASHILGSRRAFLAVLFLGDCLSLPLMYNVNPYGSWLEIGSAISRFTIAITLPCILLVLHYLSYPLMRFNLNQFEYLLSEKKHIV; this is encoded by the exons atgttaaaattttgtttatttaatatttttgaatataaacaacgaaataaaagagcCTATCCATAtgcttataataaatatgacacATATCTATTTGTTTTGTGGACATTGATAATACATTTTGTGTTTTTATGGGGTGTTttggatataaattttcattcaccGATTATACAAGGATTACCAGTTGTACCAGGTTTAAAAAATGCACCCGcgaaaagattaattttacttGTAGCTGATGGTTTAAGATATCGtacatttagaaaaaatattcctcCATAtctaaa gAATGTCACCCAATATAAAGGTGTTTGGGGTATTTCACATACTCGTGTTCCTACAGAATCAAGACCAGGTAATATTGCAATTGCTGCAGGACTTTATGAAGATCCAAGTGCAATTTTCAAAGGATGGAAAGAAAATCCTATAGATTTTGATTCTGTCTTCAATCAAAGTCAATCAACATGGGCATGGGGCAGTCCTGatattattcctttatttaCAAAAG ctaataaaggaaatatatatggTGAAAGTTATCCTTCTGAGTGGCAAGATTTTGATAACttacaaaatgatatattacgTCTAGATTCATGGgtattcgataaatatttagaatggcttgaaaaaaaatcacatacAGTGAAACACATGGgtggtattattttttttcttcatcttcttggTTGTGATACTATAGGTCATTCGCATAAACCTCAATCAAG aaaatatattgaaaatatgaacTATATTGATCagagaatagaagaaattgtacaaaaaacagaacaattttttaatgataaaagtaCAGCATACATTTTCACAGCTGATCATGGAATGACTGATTGGGGTTCACATGGAAGTGGATCTACTGATGAAACAGAGACACCACTAATTGCTTGGGGTGCAGGTGTAAGTTCCACTGGAACACGTTATGATCTGGATCAGGCAGATATAACTCCTTTAATATCAACACTTATAGGCACACCTATTCCAACTAACAATGAA gGTGTATTACGAAAACGCTACTTGAGAAATAATGATACATATAATGCACAAGCTTTACTTAATAATTTAAGACAATTATCATATCAAGTAACAGAGAATCGTATACTTAGTTGTGGAAGTAGTAATGATTTTATGGATTGGCGAGAACTTACACTTAACAAACATATTTgggaaattaatgaatatattaataaaggaAAGATGGTAAACGGAATTACAGAAGCAGAAGAAGCAATAAAATTAGCCAaagaatatctatattattacaaacaatatcaaagaaattattttttaatgtatatgaCATTTATGTGGAGTGGttggataatatttttattcctcaAGATAGTTGGAATACCACGCGAAGAAATTAAATcttcattattactattagtcaatataatatttttaagctCATTGATTGTATTAATTATCAGATATACag GAAGTAGTGGCTATAACTTAAGACAGTTATCATATGGATTATTTACTGTCATTTCTCTCTGGTTAGCaggtataaatttaattaaatttgttccTAAATTaaggaaacaaaatattaaaaaattcctaATAGAAATAGGAGgaactatttttttgttatttataatgttcatGGGTTTAACGTATAGAGCTGCTCTTAGCGCAGGAATGttgttcattattataatgcaAAAAGTAATATTGAACAAGACACATAATATGTTGTTATGTTCAGGGTTGATTTTGGCCATGTATCCTTTATTGCCAATAGTAGAACCCTATCCTCGGATTTATATAGT tTCAATTggtatatgtattatgataTGCAAGGTTGCTTTAAGGCATcaactaaaatataaaaaggcaATTGAGATAGtgagattaataataacagggctggtatatttaaaattaatagatgGCCGATATTGGATTTCTTGGATAATTTTAGCAAGTGCACCATTATTTATTTGGACTTACACTGTAAATCCAAAAGATAGAATAGAAGGAATCACAATTGGTCTTTTCTGTCCTCTTTCCTTATTATCTGCATCTTAtgaacctttcttttttttaacacttGCAATACATTTACTGCATTGGCCTTTATCTATCAAAGATTTTGATAAAACtactgataatattttaagtaCCAAAGATTTCACTAAAGCATCATTCttt atgttatatacattattatgttttttcgGAACAGGAAACATGGCAAGCATAAGCTCATTTGATCCTGTTTGGACACAACATTTTATTACTgttttttctccatttattATGAGTTCACTTATACTTTTTAAGCTAACTATTCCTTTAATATTGATAGGGTGTGCAAGTCATATTCTTGGATCAAGAAGAGCTTTTTTAGCAGTCCTTTTTCTAGGAGATTGTTTGTCTTTACCTCTTATGTATAATGTTAATCCATATGGTAGTTGGTTAGAGATTGGTAGTGCTATTAGTAGATTTACTATAGCAATAACTTTACCATGTATTTTATTAGTTcttcattatctttcttatcctttaatgaggtttaatttaaatcaatttgaatatctattgtcagaaaaaaaacatattgtataa
- the LOC124954116 gene encoding splicing factor 3B subunit 2 gives MENIPGNENQATQHRMDIQQMSHPMPPMMGMASNHHSPNMMEPPKTLPSLLSLKVTPPTELQHQNAVEDTIREGDNDTVKLPAALEQALAFKTERAKEVGGDPNDMVSLGKSTNDESTGEDVPQLEDILEPETTIEKVDSKTTKSKKKKKKKRKKNTNEKKELEKKQDQIEDNKSKEDLPEIEYIQEIPSINDLEPMYRQFARVFEAFKLTEPEPRSNDAGDKGEPIGQYPPVTNMQTTGNVPSKIPPLDDFDDDVGQQQQQQGTGENGAPRLSKRKLKRLTRLSVAELKQLVGRPDVVEMHDVTARDPKLLVQLKAHRNTVPVPRHWCFKRKYLQGKRGIEKPPFDLPDFIKRTGITEMRASLQERDDTRTLKAKMRERARPKLGKIDIDYQKLHDAFFKWQTKPRMTIHGDLYYEGKEFETRLKEKKPGELSDELRTALGMPVGPNCHKVPPPWLIAMQRYGPPPSYPNLKIPGLNAPIPEGCAFGYHAGGWGKPPVDETGRPLYGDVFGVSRTPGGDALDEEVDRGMWGEPESESSGDEEEDEDAEEGGDGEADGKDGDGDASGLVTPGAEGLITPSGITSIPAGLETPETIELRKKKIESEMEGGDTPALYTVLQERRTEGLGASMMGSTHVYDMTGAAGGQAPPSVIAARRGISGTTSDARTEKDGAVELALDPSELDLDSEAMASRYEETMRSRQAHLRREDLSDMLQDHVQRQKSKRKRQQTQDTKASKKYKEFKF, from the exons ATGGAAAATATACCGGGAAATGAG aatcaAGCTACACAACATAGAATGGATATTCAGCAGATGTCCCATCCAATGCCACCTATGATGGGTATGGCATCTAATCATCATTCTCCAAATATGATGGAACCACCAAAAACGCTACCTAGTTTATTAAGCTTGAAAGTAACACCACCAACAGAATTACAACATCAAAATGCTGTAGAGGATACAATAAGAGAAGGAGACAATGATACAGTTAAACTTCCAGCCGCTTTAGAACAAGCTTTAGCTTTTAAAACAGAAAGAGCTAAGGAAGTAGGTGGTGATCCGAATGATATGGTCTCTTTAGGAAAATCCACTAATGATGAATCTACAGGGGAAGATGTTCCTCAATTAGAAGATATATTGGAACCAGAAACGACGATTGAAAAAGTTGATTCAAAGACAactaaaagtaaaaagaaaaaaaagaagaagaggaagaagaatacaaatgaaaagaaagaattagagaaaaagcaagaccaaatagaagataataaatcgaaagaagatCTACCAGAGATAGAATATATTCAAGAAATCCCCAGTATAAATGACTTGGAACCAATGTATCGTCAATTTGCCAGAGTATTTGAAGCATTTAAATTAACTGAACCAGAACCTCGTTCTAATGATGCAGGAGATAAGGGTGAACCAATTGGTCAGTATCCTCCTGTTACCAATATGCAAACTACGGGTAATGTACCCAGTAAAATACCACCTCTGGATGACTTTGATGACGATGTAggtcaacaacaacaacaacaaggtACCGGAGAAAATGGTGCTCCACGATTATCTAAACGAAAACTCAAGAGATTAACGCGACTAAGTGTTGCTGAATTAAAACAGCTTGTAGGTAGGCCTGATGTTGTAGAAATGCATGATGTCACTGCCAGAGATCCCAAGCTTCTTGTACAACTTAAGGCACATCGTAATACCGTACCTGTACCAAGACATTGgtgttttaaaagaaaatacctACAAGGAAAACGAGGTATTGAAAAGCCTCCTTTTGATTTACCTGATTTTATAAAACGTACTGGAATCACGGAAATGAGAGCAAGTTTGCAAGAACGTGATGACACTCGTACTTTAAAAGCAAAAATGCGTGAGAGAGCAAGACCTAAATTAGGTAAAATTGATATTGATTATCAAAAACTTCATGATGCATTTTTTAAGTGGCAAACGAAACCACGTATGACAATTCATGGTGATCTTTACTATGAAGGTAAAGAATTTGAAACTagacttaaagaaaaaaagcctGGTGAATTGTCTGATGAATTACGCACAGCATTAGGAATGCCTGTAGGGCCGAATTGTCATAAAGTACCACCACCATGGCTAATTGCTATGCAGCGTTATGGTCCACCACCAAGTTATCCTAATCTTAAAATACCAGGCTTAAATGCTCCGATCCCAGAAGGGTGTGCCTTTGGATATCATGCTGGAGGTTGGGGAAAACCACCTGTTGATGAAACAGGTAGACCTTTATATGGAGATGTTTTTGGTGTATCTCGTACACCAGGTGGTGATGCTCTAGATGAAGAAGTAGATAGAGGTATGTGGGGTGAACCCGAATCTGAATCATCtggagatgaagaagaagatgaagatgcaGAGGAAGGTGGAGATGGAGAAGCAGATGGAAAAGATGGAGATGGGGATGCAAGTGGATTGGTTACACCTGGTGCAGAAGGATTGATAACACCAAGTGGTATTACATCTATTCCAGCTGGATTAGAGACACCAGAAACAATAGaattgagaaagaagaaaattgagaGTGAAATGGAAGGTGGAGATACTCCTGCATTGTATACAGTTTTACAAGAACGTAGAACAGAAGGTCTAGGTGCAAGTATGATGGGAAGTACACATGTGTATGATATGACAGGTGCAGCAGGGGGTCAAGCACCACCCTCTGTCATTGCCGCACGACGTGGTATCAGTGGGACAACATCTGATGcaagaacagaaaaagatgGTGCCGTTGAATTGGCATTAGATCCTAGTGAATTAGATCTTGATTCTGAAGCAATGGCATCGAGATATGAGGAAACCATGAGATCACGACAAGCTCACCTTAGGAGGGAAGATTTATCTGATATGCTTCAAGATCATGTACAAAGACAAAAG AGTAAACGTAAACGACAGCAAACACAAGATACAAAAGcttctaaaaaatataaagaatttaaattttaa
- the LOC124954115 gene encoding GPI ethanolamine phosphate transferase 1 isoform X2: MLKFCLFNIFEYKQRNKRAYPYAYNKYDTYLFVLWTLIIHFVFLWGVLDINFHSPIIQGLPVVPGLKNAPAKRLILLVADGLRYRTFRKNIPPYLKNVTQYKGVWGISHTRVPTESRPGNIAIAAGLYEDPSAIFKGWKENPIDFDSVFNQSQSTWAWGSPDIIPLFTKADHGMTDWGSHGSGSTDETETPLIAWGAGVSSTGTRYDLDQADITPLISTLIGTPIPTNNEGVLRKRYLRNNDTYNAQALLNNLRQLSYQVTENRILSCGSSNDFMDWRELTLNKHIWEINEYINKGKMVNGITEAEEAIKLAKEYLYYYKQYQRNYFLMYMTFMWSGWIIFLFLKIVGIPREEIKSSLLLLVNIIFLSSLIVLIIRYTGSSGYNLRQLSYGLFTVISLWLAGINLIKFVPKLRKQNIKKFLIEIGGTIFLLFIMFMGLTYRAALSAGMLFIIIMQKVILNKTHNMLLCSGLILAMYPLLPIVEPYPRIYIVSIGICIMICKVALRHQLKYKKAIEIVRLIITGLVYLKLIDGRYWISWIILASAPLFIWTYTVNPKDRIEGITIGLFCPLSLLSASYEPFFFLTLAIHLLHWPLSIKDFDKTTDNILSTKDFTKASFFMLYTLLCFFGTGNMASISSFDPVWTQHFITVFSPFIMSSLILFKLTIPLILIGCASHILGSRRAFLAVLFLGDCLSLPLMYNVNPYGSWLEIGSAISRFTIAITLPCILLVLHYLSYPLMRFNLNQFEYLLSEKKHIV, encoded by the exons atgttaaaattttgtttatttaatatttttgaatataaacaacgaaataaaagagcCTATCCATAtgcttataataaatatgacacATATCTATTTGTTTTGTGGACATTGATAATACATTTTGTGTTTTTATGGGGTGTTttggatataaattttcattcaccGATTATACAAGGATTACCAGTTGTACCAGGTTTAAAAAATGCACCCGcgaaaagattaattttacttGTAGCTGATGGTTTAAGATATCGtacatttagaaaaaatattcctcCATAtctaaa gAATGTCACCCAATATAAAGGTGTTTGGGGTATTTCACATACTCGTGTTCCTACAGAATCAAGACCAGGTAATATTGCAATTGCTGCAGGACTTTATGAAGATCCAAGTGCAATTTTCAAAGGATGGAAAGAAAATCCTATAGATTTTGATTCTGTCTTCAATCAAAGTCAATCAACATGGGCATGGGGCAGTCCTGatattattcctttatttaCAAAAG CTGATCATGGAATGACTGATTGGGGTTCACATGGAAGTGGATCTACTGATGAAACAGAGACACCACTAATTGCTTGGGGTGCAGGTGTAAGTTCCACTGGAACACGTTATGATCTGGATCAGGCAGATATAACTCCTTTAATATCAACACTTATAGGCACACCTATTCCAACTAACAATGAA gGTGTATTACGAAAACGCTACTTGAGAAATAATGATACATATAATGCACAAGCTTTACTTAATAATTTAAGACAATTATCATATCAAGTAACAGAGAATCGTATACTTAGTTGTGGAAGTAGTAATGATTTTATGGATTGGCGAGAACTTACACTTAACAAACATATTTgggaaattaatgaatatattaataaaggaAAGATGGTAAACGGAATTACAGAAGCAGAAGAAGCAATAAAATTAGCCAaagaatatctatattattacaaacaatatcaaagaaattattttttaatgtatatgaCATTTATGTGGAGTGGttggataatatttttattcctcaAGATAGTTGGAATACCACGCGAAGAAATTAAATcttcattattactattagtcaatataatatttttaagctCATTGATTGTATTAATTATCAGATATACag GAAGTAGTGGCTATAACTTAAGACAGTTATCATATGGATTATTTACTGTCATTTCTCTCTGGTTAGCaggtataaatttaattaaatttgttccTAAATTaaggaaacaaaatattaaaaaattcctaATAGAAATAGGAGgaactatttttttgttatttataatgttcatGGGTTTAACGTATAGAGCTGCTCTTAGCGCAGGAATGttgttcattattataatgcaAAAAGTAATATTGAACAAGACACATAATATGTTGTTATGTTCAGGGTTGATTTTGGCCATGTATCCTTTATTGCCAATAGTAGAACCCTATCCTCGGATTTATATAGT tTCAATTggtatatgtattatgataTGCAAGGTTGCTTTAAGGCATcaactaaaatataaaaaggcaATTGAGATAGtgagattaataataacagggctggtatatttaaaattaatagatgGCCGATATTGGATTTCTTGGATAATTTTAGCAAGTGCACCATTATTTATTTGGACTTACACTGTAAATCCAAAAGATAGAATAGAAGGAATCACAATTGGTCTTTTCTGTCCTCTTTCCTTATTATCTGCATCTTAtgaacctttcttttttttaacacttGCAATACATTTACTGCATTGGCCTTTATCTATCAAAGATTTTGATAAAACtactgataatattttaagtaCCAAAGATTTCACTAAAGCATCATTCttt atgttatatacattattatgttttttcgGAACAGGAAACATGGCAAGCATAAGCTCATTTGATCCTGTTTGGACACAACATTTTATTACTgttttttctccatttattATGAGTTCACTTATACTTTTTAAGCTAACTATTCCTTTAATATTGATAGGGTGTGCAAGTCATATTCTTGGATCAAGAAGAGCTTTTTTAGCAGTCCTTTTTCTAGGAGATTGTTTGTCTTTACCTCTTATGTATAATGTTAATCCATATGGTAGTTGGTTAGAGATTGGTAGTGCTATTAGTAGATTTACTATAGCAATAACTTTACCATGTATTTTATTAGTTcttcattatctttcttatcctttaatgaggtttaatttaaatcaatttgaatatctattgtcagaaaaaaaacatattgtataa